In Micromonospora sp. NBC_01813, the following are encoded in one genomic region:
- a CDS encoding TatD family hydrolase has translation MRIFDPHIHMTSRTTDDYQAMADAGVKALVEPAFWLGQPRTNVGSFVDYFDSLLGWEPYRASQFGIRHFATVALNPKEANDPRCAGVLDVLPRYLVKDGVVAVGEIGYDSMTPAEDEVFAAQLALAREHELPAMVHTPHRDKARGTERTLAVVAESGIEPGRVVVDHLNEVTVGLVKESGCWMGFSIYPETKMSPPRMVEILAKYGPERILVNSAADWGRSDPLLTRTTAEAMLAAGFSADDVDRVLWRNPVEFYGQSGRLDLTDLDAPEPTYEGSSIMRGGG, from the coding sequence ATGCGCATCTTCGACCCACACATCCACATGACCTCGCGGACCACCGACGACTACCAGGCGATGGCCGACGCCGGGGTCAAGGCGCTGGTCGAGCCGGCCTTCTGGCTCGGCCAGCCACGGACCAACGTCGGCTCCTTCGTCGACTACTTCGACTCGCTGCTCGGTTGGGAACCGTACCGGGCCAGCCAGTTCGGCATCCGGCACTTCGCGACCGTGGCGCTGAACCCGAAGGAGGCCAACGATCCGCGCTGTGCCGGCGTGCTCGACGTACTGCCCCGCTATCTGGTCAAGGACGGCGTCGTGGCGGTGGGGGAGATCGGCTACGACTCGATGACCCCGGCCGAGGACGAGGTGTTCGCCGCCCAGTTGGCGCTGGCCCGGGAGCATGAGCTGCCGGCGATGGTGCACACCCCGCACCGGGACAAGGCGCGCGGCACCGAACGGACCCTGGCGGTGGTGGCCGAGTCCGGTATCGAACCCGGCCGGGTGGTGGTCGACCATCTCAACGAGGTGACCGTCGGCCTGGTCAAGGAGTCCGGCTGCTGGATGGGCTTCTCGATCTACCCGGAGACCAAGATGTCGCCGCCGCGCATGGTGGAGATCCTCGCCAAGTACGGTCCGGAGCGGATCCTGGTCAACTCGGCGGCCGACTGGGGCCGCTCCGACCCGCTGCTCACCCGGACCACCGCGGAGGCGATGCTGGCTGCCGGCTTCAGCGCCGACGACGTCGACCGGGTGCTGTGGCGCAACCCGGTGGAGTTCTACGGCCAGTCTGGCCGGCTCGACCTCACCGACCTCGACGCCCCCGAGCCGACCTACGAGGGCAGTTCGATCATGCGGGGCGGTGGCTGA
- the eboE gene encoding metabolite traffic protein EboE produces the protein MRLRDRRHRTVHLSYCTNVHPAEDLDGVLDQLDTYAVPVRQRLDADLLGLGLWLAAPAAAALAADPAARARLRTALTDRGLEVVTLNGFPYQAFQAPVVKHAVYHPDWTDPRRLDYTLALARILADLLPDDAVRGSISTLPLAWREPWDADRAAGCARMLDRLAAGLADVERDTGRTIRVGFEPEPGCVVETTAQAAELLADTDTDRLGVCVDLAHLACAFEEPTAALHRLRAAGIPVVKVQVSAALEVTDPVRDRTAIAGYVEPRFLHQTRSGTAGATDDLDLALETGLPGPWRVHYHVPLHAAPAAPLASTMPQLRAGLAAVFDGDGCDHLDVETYTWGVLPVEQRPTGPGQLADGIAAELAQTRDELVALGLTAATRTTAGSEAA, from the coding sequence ATGCGGCTCCGTGACCGGCGGCACCGCACCGTCCACCTCAGCTACTGCACCAACGTGCATCCGGCCGAGGACCTCGACGGGGTGCTCGACCAGCTCGACACGTACGCGGTGCCGGTGCGCCAGCGGCTCGACGCCGACCTGCTCGGGTTGGGGCTGTGGCTGGCCGCGCCGGCCGCCGCCGCGCTCGCCGCCGACCCGGCCGCCCGGGCCCGACTGCGGACCGCGCTCACCGACCGCGGCCTGGAAGTGGTCACCCTCAACGGTTTCCCGTACCAGGCGTTCCAGGCACCGGTGGTCAAGCACGCCGTCTACCATCCGGACTGGACCGATCCGCGTCGGCTCGACTACACGCTGGCGCTGGCCCGGATCCTCGCCGACCTGCTGCCCGACGACGCCGTCCGCGGATCCATCTCCACGCTGCCGTTGGCCTGGCGGGAGCCGTGGGACGCCGACCGGGCCGCCGGGTGCGCCCGGATGCTGGACCGGCTGGCCGCCGGGTTGGCCGACGTCGAACGGGACACGGGGCGAACCATCCGGGTCGGCTTCGAACCGGAGCCGGGTTGCGTCGTGGAGACCACCGCGCAGGCCGCCGAACTGCTCGCCGACACGGACACCGACCGGCTCGGCGTCTGCGTCGACCTGGCCCACCTGGCCTGCGCCTTCGAGGAACCGACCGCCGCGCTGCACCGGCTGCGGGCCGCCGGGATCCCGGTGGTCAAGGTCCAGGTGTCGGCGGCGCTGGAAGTCACCGACCCGGTCCGCGACCGGACGGCGATCGCCGGGTACGTCGAACCACGGTTCCTGCACCAGACGAGATCCGGCACCGCCGGCGCGACCGACGACCTGGACCTCGCGCTGGAGACCGGGTTGCCCGGTCCGTGGCGGGTGCACTACCACGTACCGCTGCACGCCGCGCCCGCCGCGCCGCTGGCCTCGACGATGCCGCAGCTGCGGGCCGGCCTCGCCGCCGTCTTCGACGGCGACGGCTGCGACCACCTCGACGTGGAGACCTACACGTGGGGGGTGCTGCCGGTGGAGCAACGCCCGACCGGGCCCGGGCAGCTCGCCGACGGCATCGCCGCCGAACTCGCCCAGACCCGCGACGAACTGGTCGCGCTCGGACTGACCGCCGCCACCCGTACCACCGCCGGATCGGAGGCCGCATGA
- a CDS encoding alkaline phosphatase family protein, with translation MNPLLVLDVVGLTPRLLRRMPRLAAVADTGFQAELGTVLPAVTCSVQSTFLTGEPPSGHGVVGNGWYFRDLGEVLLWRQHNALVGGEKLWQAARRVRPDYTVANVCWWYAMGADVNWTVTPRPIYHADGRKDPDCYTDPPELHDELTSRLGTFPLFNYWGPGAGLVSSEWIAKATRQIMTDHSPDLTLAYLPHLDYDLQRYGGASPQAERAAAELDGVLAPLLDAATARGATIVALSEYGITDVSQPVHVNRLLRAEGLLRVYTQAGMEYLDPWTSRAFAVADHQIAHVYVRDPADVPAVAKLCAGLPGVADVLDADGKAAAGLDHPRSGELVLVAQPQAWFTYYYWRDDAAAPDFARLVEIHRKPGYDPAELLFDPANPGAAKARAAIALARKKVGLRYTMNVVGLDAGARAVRGSHGRLPDDPLDGPVLLCSDPTPARDRFAATEVKSLLLRLAGLGDGPATPAPEVTR, from the coding sequence ATGAACCCGCTGCTCGTCCTCGACGTCGTCGGCCTGACCCCCCGGTTGCTGCGCCGGATGCCCCGGTTGGCGGCGGTGGCCGACACCGGCTTCCAGGCCGAACTCGGCACGGTCCTGCCGGCCGTCACCTGCTCGGTGCAGTCGACGTTCCTCACCGGTGAGCCGCCGTCGGGGCACGGTGTCGTCGGCAACGGCTGGTACTTCCGCGACCTCGGCGAGGTGCTGCTCTGGCGCCAGCACAACGCCCTGGTCGGTGGGGAGAAGCTGTGGCAGGCCGCCCGCCGGGTCCGCCCCGACTACACGGTGGCGAACGTCTGCTGGTGGTACGCGATGGGCGCGGACGTCAACTGGACGGTCACCCCCCGGCCGATCTACCACGCCGACGGACGCAAGGACCCGGACTGCTACACCGACCCGCCGGAGCTGCACGACGAGCTGACCAGTCGGCTCGGCACGTTCCCGCTGTTCAACTACTGGGGCCCGGGCGCCGGGCTGGTGTCGTCGGAGTGGATCGCCAAGGCGACCCGGCAGATCATGACCGACCACTCGCCGGATCTCACCCTGGCGTACCTGCCGCACCTCGACTACGACCTGCAACGGTACGGCGGTGCCAGCCCGCAGGCCGAGCGGGCGGCGGCGGAGCTCGACGGAGTGCTCGCCCCGCTGCTGGACGCGGCGACCGCGCGCGGCGCGACCATCGTGGCGCTCTCCGAGTACGGCATCACCGACGTGTCGCAGCCGGTGCACGTCAACCGGCTGCTGCGCGCCGAAGGGCTGCTGCGGGTCTACACCCAGGCCGGCATGGAGTACCTGGACCCGTGGACGTCGCGGGCGTTCGCCGTCGCCGACCATCAGATCGCCCACGTGTACGTGCGGGATCCGGCCGATGTGCCGGCGGTCGCGAAGCTCTGCGCCGGGCTGCCCGGGGTGGCCGACGTGCTCGACGCCGACGGCAAGGCGGCCGCCGGGCTGGACCATCCGCGCTCCGGTGAACTGGTGCTGGTGGCGCAGCCGCAGGCCTGGTTCACCTACTACTACTGGCGCGACGACGCGGCTGCCCCCGACTTCGCCCGGTTGGTGGAGATCCACCGCAAACCCGGCTACGACCCGGCGGAGTTGCTGTTCGACCCGGCCAACCCGGGGGCGGCGAAGGCGCGGGCGGCGATCGCGCTGGCCCGCAAGAAGGTCGGGTTGCGCTACACGATGAACGTGGTCGGGCTGGACGCCGGCGCCCGGGCGGTACGCGGCTCGCATGGCCGGCTGCCCGACGATCCGCTGGACGGGCCGGTGCTGCTCTGCTCCGATCCGACGCCGGCCCGGGACCGGTTCGCCGCCACCGAGGTCAAGTCGCTGCTGCTGCGCCTCGCCGGGCTCGGCGACGGGCCCGCCACGCCGGCACCGGAGGTGACCCGGTGA
- a CDS encoding polyprenyl synthetase family protein has protein sequence MAPARPGSVSSLRTRCDAELTAFLDRQDPHWPDGAPRGVYDTLRRFVLVGGKRLRPVFCYWGWRGAGGDDCREIVAAAAALEIFHAFALIHDDIMDGSDCRRGEPSVHRIFADLHTRSAWRGDAGRYGHSAALLCGDLCAAWADQMFHECGLDAERIRRGYAVFAGMRTEVIAGQYLDLVSGVGDGSVASALTVIRMKAARYTVTRPLQIGAALAGAGPELLAAYAAFGDPLGDAFQLRDDVLGVFGDPAVTGKSVLDDLREGKSTVMMALARNLADRGQAARLRELFGNPELDAAGADDLRSIIADTGALEAIEQMIRIRTQEAVTILVDASLTPETRTELTALAESVAERQS, from the coding sequence ATGGCGCCGGCACGTCCCGGCTCCGTGTCGTCGCTGCGTACCCGGTGCGACGCCGAGCTGACCGCGTTCCTGGACCGGCAGGACCCGCACTGGCCGGACGGCGCGCCGCGCGGGGTCTACGACACGCTGCGCCGGTTCGTGCTGGTCGGCGGCAAACGGCTGCGCCCGGTCTTCTGCTACTGGGGCTGGCGGGGCGCCGGCGGCGACGACTGCCGGGAGATCGTCGCGGCGGCGGCCGCGTTGGAGATCTTCCACGCCTTCGCGTTGATCCACGACGACATCATGGACGGCAGCGACTGCCGTCGGGGCGAGCCGTCGGTGCACCGGATCTTCGCCGACCTGCACACCCGGTCGGCCTGGCGCGGTGACGCCGGCCGGTACGGGCACAGCGCGGCCCTGCTCTGCGGTGACCTCTGCGCCGCGTGGGCGGACCAGATGTTCCACGAGTGCGGGCTCGACGCCGAGCGGATCCGGCGCGGGTACGCGGTCTTCGCCGGCATGCGTACCGAGGTGATCGCCGGCCAGTATCTGGACCTGGTCTCCGGGGTCGGCGACGGTTCCGTGGCCAGTGCGCTGACGGTAATCCGGATGAAAGCCGCCAGATACACAGTTACTCGACCATTGCAGATCGGTGCTGCCCTAGCGGGGGCTGGACCTGAGCTACTGGCCGCGTACGCTGCCTTCGGTGATCCACTGGGCGACGCCTTCCAACTCCGCGACGACGTGCTCGGAGTGTTCGGCGATCCGGCGGTCACCGGCAAGTCCGTGCTCGACGATCTGCGAGAGGGCAAGTCGACGGTGATGATGGCGCTGGCGCGCAACCTGGCGGACCGGGGCCAGGCTGCCCGGTTGCGAGAGTTGTTCGGCAACCCGGAACTGGACGCCGCCGGGGCGGACGACCTGCGGTCGATCATCGCCGACACCGGCGCCCTGGAGGCGATCGAGCAGATGATCCGGATTCGCACCCAGGAAGCGGTCACCATTCTCGTCGATGCGTCGTTGACCCCCGAGACGCGTACGGAATTGACCGCCCTGGCTGAATCGGTGGCCGAGCGGCAGAGCTGA
- a CDS encoding glycosyltransferase family 4 protein — protein sequence MPATYGGIERHVEELASRLVGRGHEVTVYCRPSYGSVPMDRYRGVRLRQVRTVASKHLDAIVHSTTSTLAAMRERPDIVHYHGLGPGLVAPLPRYLARSKVVLTVHGLDQQRAKWSRLAQTVLGTAHWLSGYVPDARVAVSRGLANHYQTRFGNPASYIPNGVAAPRHVPALHIGPRFGLTPGRYLLMVGRLVPEKSADLLVRAFRQVDTDIRLAIVGGSSFSDDFVARVRAEAVDDPRIVFTGFAYGDLLAELYSHAAGFVQPSRLEGLPLTLLEAASYGLPVVASDITPHVEVLTVDGPGHRIFRDGDTDDLVRALRQVVADLDGERTGAKALRDRVSAEYTWDSATAELEALYLNLLQPRRTLVPHPRRKARS from the coding sequence ATGCCCGCGACCTATGGCGGGATCGAGCGGCACGTCGAAGAACTGGCCAGCCGGCTCGTCGGCCGTGGCCACGAGGTCACCGTCTACTGCCGGCCCAGCTACGGCTCGGTGCCGATGGACCGCTACCGTGGCGTACGCCTTCGCCAGGTGCGGACCGTGGCGAGCAAGCACCTCGACGCGATCGTGCACTCCACCACCTCCACCCTCGCCGCGATGCGCGAACGGCCGGACATCGTGCACTACCACGGGCTCGGCCCCGGTCTGGTCGCCCCGCTGCCGCGCTACCTGGCCCGCAGCAAGGTGGTGCTCACCGTCCACGGCCTCGACCAGCAGCGGGCCAAGTGGAGCCGGCTCGCCCAGACGGTGCTCGGCACCGCCCACTGGCTCAGCGGCTACGTCCCGGACGCCCGGGTCGCCGTCTCCCGGGGCCTGGCCAACCACTACCAGACCCGGTTCGGCAACCCGGCCAGCTACATTCCCAACGGGGTCGCCGCGCCACGGCACGTCCCGGCGCTGCACATCGGGCCCCGCTTCGGCCTCACCCCCGGCCGCTACCTGCTGATGGTCGGCCGCCTCGTGCCGGAAAAGTCCGCCGACCTGCTGGTCCGCGCCTTCCGCCAGGTCGACACCGACATCCGGCTGGCCATCGTCGGCGGCTCGTCGTTCAGCGACGACTTCGTCGCCCGGGTACGCGCGGAGGCGGTCGACGACCCACGGATCGTCTTCACCGGCTTCGCCTACGGCGACCTGCTCGCCGAGCTCTACTCGCACGCCGCCGGGTTCGTCCAACCGTCCCGGCTCGAAGGGCTGCCGCTCACCCTGCTGGAGGCCGCCTCGTACGGGCTGCCGGTGGTGGCCAGCGACATCACCCCGCACGTCGAGGTGCTCACCGTCGACGGCCCCGGTCATCGGATCTTCCGCGACGGCGACACCGACGACCTGGTCCGGGCGCTGCGGCAGGTCGTCGCCGATCTGGACGGGGAGCGGACCGGGGCGAAGGCGCTGCGCGACCGGGTCAGCGCCGAATACACCTGGGACTCCGCCACCGCCGAACTCGAAGCCCTCTACCTCAACCTGCTGCAGCCCCGGCGGACACTCGTACCACACCCACGCCGCAAAGCGCGGTCGTAG
- a CDS encoding O-antigen ligase family protein, with protein sequence MTTTQQEPRPAGREPDDAIASGGSDVPGHARPRRSAGQLLSVLAAVAAAAVAVSAGVALAAGDRRGMVLPLAVVAGAAVGVLAMTRFSGYVILMLAVRPLLDVVKLSGPTAGRADTEQASRLTDPSTMVAVLFLLAAGLWLAAQLRRRGRLRGSPLGWAMLLVGATALVSALGASRPTPSLLEALRIMTVVVMFVVLEQLMPDRAAIRRVLIACYGSLALALLYTVLTSVFGQIPSEVKGEFIRVSGPFSQSTTFGRYLMFLVIFGFAIHRFLARRAQLVLAVLLGLSLIFLMLTNTRSAILGAALGLIVVAVLHRSGRMLATLLIVAVAGVSLLPSVGDRFAQLGQDRSTGGGPTGNTLQWRVGFWAEILPLANRNPVTGIGPNMTQHETPQAKKPHNDLLRAYVETGVAGLLAYLAMLVLILHTARSALRRAPPGSLERGVAVGFAGCAVAFIAVSLGSNVISNVVTLWYFVAFAAAASAIAHGRATTASVAAPASPVRYE encoded by the coding sequence GTGACCACGACACAGCAGGAGCCCCGGCCAGCAGGCCGGGAGCCGGACGACGCCATCGCGTCCGGCGGTTCCGACGTACCCGGTCACGCCCGGCCCCGCCGATCCGCCGGCCAACTGCTCAGCGTGCTCGCCGCAGTGGCCGCCGCCGCCGTCGCGGTCAGCGCCGGTGTGGCGCTCGCCGCCGGTGACCGCCGCGGCATGGTGCTGCCACTGGCCGTCGTGGCCGGCGCCGCCGTCGGGGTGCTGGCGATGACCCGGTTCTCCGGGTACGTGATCCTGATGCTCGCGGTGCGGCCGCTGCTCGACGTGGTCAAACTCAGCGGACCGACCGCCGGGCGGGCCGACACCGAGCAGGCGTCCAGGCTGACCGACCCGTCGACCATGGTCGCGGTGTTGTTCCTGCTCGCGGCCGGCCTCTGGCTCGCCGCCCAACTACGCCGCCGGGGACGGCTGCGCGGCTCCCCGCTGGGCTGGGCGATGCTGCTCGTCGGGGCGACGGCGCTGGTCAGCGCACTCGGCGCGAGCCGCCCGACGCCCAGCCTGTTGGAGGCGCTGCGGATCATGACCGTGGTGGTCATGTTCGTGGTGCTCGAGCAGTTGATGCCCGATCGGGCGGCGATCCGCCGCGTCCTGATCGCCTGCTACGGCTCCCTGGCCCTGGCCCTGCTCTACACGGTGCTGACGAGCGTGTTCGGCCAGATTCCGTCCGAGGTCAAGGGCGAGTTCATCCGGGTCAGCGGGCCGTTCAGCCAGTCGACCACCTTCGGCCGGTACCTGATGTTCCTGGTGATCTTCGGGTTCGCGATCCACCGCTTCCTGGCCCGGCGCGCGCAACTGGTGCTCGCCGTACTGCTGGGTCTGTCGCTGATCTTCCTGATGCTCACCAACACCCGATCGGCGATCCTCGGCGCCGCGCTCGGCCTGATCGTCGTCGCCGTGCTGCACCGCAGCGGCCGGATGCTCGCCACGCTGCTGATCGTCGCGGTCGCCGGCGTCAGCCTGCTGCCGTCGGTCGGCGACCGGTTCGCCCAACTCGGCCAGGACCGGTCGACCGGCGGTGGCCCGACCGGCAACACCCTGCAGTGGCGGGTCGGCTTCTGGGCGGAGATCCTCCCGCTGGCCAACCGCAACCCGGTCACCGGCATCGGGCCGAACATGACCCAGCACGAGACACCGCAGGCCAAGAAGCCACACAACGACCTGCTCCGGGCGTACGTCGAGACCGGGGTCGCCGGCCTGCTGGCGTACCTGGCGATGCTGGTGCTGATCCTGCACACCGCCCGGTCGGCGCTGCGCCGCGCCCCGCCGGGCAGCCTGGAACGCGGCGTGGCGGTCGGCTTCGCCGGCTGCGCGGTGGCGTTCATCGCGGTCAGCCTCGGATCCAACGTCATCTCCAACGTGGTGACCCTGTGGTACTTCGTCGCGTTCGCCGCCGCCGCCAGTGCAATCGCCCATGGCCGGGCCACCACCGCTTCGGTGGCCGCCCCGGCATCACCAGTCCGGTACGAGTAG